TCCAGGTCCTCAACGCAAATGGTCTGCCACTGTGCCATGATAGCACGGTACTTGAACGGCACACCAAGCTCTTGTGCAATGTCAGTCAGCCGATTACCTATCTGCTCCATATGTTTTTCCGGGTAGACCCCAGGCTGTGGGAGTTCAACGTGGGTGATCCTGACCTCCGGTGGGCCACCATCCCTTGAAGCCAACCAGCGCAGCAGCTCAGGCCACTGGAACCCAGAATGGAGGCCATAATCCACGATATGCAACCTGCTTTTCCCAACTGCTGCATTGAAAATGGCCTTGTTGGCAAACAAGAAGGCGACCTTCCTGAAACAGCAGGTGGACATGAACAGCTGGTAGGCCTGCATATGCCTCACAGTAGAGGTGCACTCCGCCGTGAGCAACCCGTACACCTGGCTCCCTGTGCCGGTCAGCCGCGCTTCCAGCCCCTCAGCAAACCAGTAGGCAAGCCGCTGTGTGGCATCCCCAGTTGGTGATGCATGCTGCTTGATCTCCTTGAGTAACTCACCTGCACTACGGCGGTCATCCATCACCGCCTTGGCGCAGTGGATCAGCAGTGTGTGCAGGTCAACCACCCGCGCCTTGCTCTTTCTCCCCTTCTTGTTGCTGTTCCCAGTCTCATTGCCCATGGCAGTGAGCATTTGGTCGAACACCTCGCCGGCACCAGCTTCCACCAATCTGCTAGTCCTACTGACATCAGCCTCCACCTCACCATGCCTGTCCTTGCGGCCCCTGCCACTTTTCTCCTTGGGTTGATCATGCCCACCGGTGGTCGTCAGCTCACAGTTTGTGGGCAAGAACTTGTTGGCCTCTTCCATGCCCCTGAGGAAGGCAGTGCTAAACATGTGAGTGCTGTAGTCCCCATCGGGGAGCAACAGCAAGCTGCGGACCTCATCAACACCCTTGAACTTGAAGATGGGCGAGCTGGGAGAGTGCACGTCGAGGGCCAAGGCGCCGCCTTGGTCTGCCATTAAGGTGGAGGCATGCATGCTGGAAGAGAGGATTTGGGCAAAGGGTCGCTGGGCTTTGAGGAGTGCAGGGTTGTCTTCGTCAACgtcatcctcctcctccatgaGGATTTGTGTGATATAGGGGAGTGCCAGGTGATCCTGCACAGCAAAGCAGTTGCTGTCATCATCGGCCATCAAGGGAAGGTCTGGGAACACCGGGAGACGGGAGTGGCAGCCTTGGTGATGGCAATGACAATGGTAA
This genomic window from Aegilops tauschii subsp. strangulata cultivar AL8/78 chromosome 4, Aet v6.0, whole genome shotgun sequence contains:
- the LOC123493641 gene encoding scarecrow-like protein 33, which translates into the protein MIPFHSFQEELCHYHCHCHHQGCHSRLPVFPDLPLMADDDSNCFAVQDHLALPYITQILMEEEDDVDEDNPALLKAQRPFAQILSSSMHASTLMADQGGALALDVHSPSSPIFKFKGVDEVRSLLLLPDGDYSTHMFSTAFLRGMEEANKFLPTNCELTTTGGHDQPKEKSGRGRKDRHGEVEADVSRTSRLVEAGAGEVFDQMLTAMGNETGNSNKKGRKSKARVVDLHTLLIHCAKAVMDDRRSAGELLKEIKQHASPTGDATQRLAYWFAEGLEARLTGTGSQVYGLLTAECTSTVRHMQAYQLFMSTCCFRKVAFLFANKAIFNAAVGKSRLHIVDYGLHSGFQWPELLRWLASRDGGPPEVRITHVELPQPGVYPEKHMEQIGNRLTDIAQELGVPFKYRAIMAQWQTICVEDLDMEPDEALAVNDQFNFRTLMDESVVIASPNPRDAVLGNISKMKPDVFVQSTVNGSYGTFFLSRFREALFYHSALFDMLDATMPRESKLRLALERDVFGWMVLNAIAYEGEDRVERGETYKHWQIRNQRAGLRQLPLNRETVKMARDMVMGEYHKDFDIDEDHQWLLQGWKGRILYAHSTWVAEGASSHC